The following are encoded in a window of Paenibacillaceae bacterium GAS479 genomic DNA:
- a CDS encoding 23S rRNA pseudouridine1911/1915/1917 synthase codes for MITVKDTETEAGLGREVEFVEEQESDNQLEWTIESSEAKQRLDKFITDKLADPAISRTQVQEWISAGAATIGGRTVKANQKLAEGDQLVVIIPEPQAAEIVPENIPLDIVYEDSDVIVINKPRGMVVHPAPGHSGGTVVNALMYHCKDLSGINGVMRPGIVHRIDKDTSGLLMAAKNDLAHLSLAEQLKEHSVTRKYIALVHDNLQHDIGTIDAPIGRDDKDRKMFTVTIKGSKHAVTHFQVIERLGDYTLVDLQLETGRTHQIRVHLKYIGHPLAGDPIYGRNKTVALKGQALHAALLGFTHPRSGERLEFEAPIPGDMQHVLTNLRNR; via the coding sequence ATGATAACAGTGAAAGATACAGAAACAGAAGCGGGTTTAGGCCGTGAGGTGGAATTCGTAGAAGAGCAGGAAAGCGATAATCAGTTGGAATGGACGATTGAGAGCAGCGAGGCCAAACAGCGCTTGGACAAATTTATTACGGACAAGCTGGCTGATCCTGCAATCTCTCGGACCCAAGTGCAAGAATGGATTAGCGCTGGGGCGGCTACGATTGGTGGTCGCACTGTAAAAGCCAACCAAAAACTTGCGGAAGGCGATCAGCTTGTTGTGATCATACCTGAGCCGCAGGCGGCGGAGATCGTTCCAGAAAATATTCCGCTGGACATTGTATACGAGGATAGCGATGTGATCGTGATCAACAAACCTCGGGGCATGGTCGTGCATCCGGCCCCTGGCCACTCCGGCGGTACTGTCGTAAACGCGCTAATGTATCATTGCAAGGATTTGTCCGGCATTAACGGTGTTATGCGTCCCGGAATCGTCCACCGTATCGACAAGGACACCTCCGGCCTGCTGATGGCCGCTAAAAATGATCTGGCGCATCTTTCGCTGGCGGAGCAGCTCAAGGAGCATAGTGTTACGCGCAAGTATATTGCGCTCGTTCATGACAATCTTCAGCATGATATCGGAACGATTGATGCGCCTATCGGGCGTGATGATAAGGATCGCAAAATGTTTACCGTCACGATCAAAGGCAGCAAACATGCGGTGACGCATTTCCAGGTCATCGAACGACTGGGCGATTACACGCTGGTTGATTTGCAGTTAGAAACGGGACGCACGCATCAAATTCGCGTTCATCTGAAGTATATCGGCCATCCTTTGGCAGGAGACCCGATTTACGGCCGCAACAAAACGGTAGCGCTCAAAGGACAAGCGCTGCATGCAGCGCTGCTTGGCTTCACCCATCCGCGCAGCGGAGAGCGGCTGGAGTTCGAAGCGCCGATTCCTGGAGATATGCAGCATGTGCTGACTAACCTGCGTAATCGCTAG
- a CDS encoding LL-diaminopimelate aminotransferase apoenzyme produces MTSINSNYLNLQGSYLFSEIAKRRTKFIQDNPQAEIISLGIGDVTRGLPDAVTKAMHAAIDELAAPGSFRGYGPEQGYDFLVNAIIENDYRARGVDIQSNEVFVSDGSKCDVGNIQEIFSQDAIVAVQDPVYPVYVDTNVMAGRSGLFNSDIGRYENIVYLDCTAENNFKPSLPDRKVDLIYLCYPNNPTGMTLTKDELKVWVDYARENNCLILFDSAYEAFITEADVPHSIYEVEGAREVAIEFRSFSKTAGFTGVRCAYTVVPRELRGFDKDGNTVVINDLWNRRHTTKFNGVSYVTQRGAEAIYSAEGKEQIRSLVDYYMTNAGIIRDGLRSLGLEVFGGVNAPYIWLKTPSGLDSWAFFDKLLSEANIVGTPGVGFGRSGQGYFRLTAFGSRENTEKAVERIRKLSL; encoded by the coding sequence ATGACTTCCATTAATTCCAATTACCTTAATCTTCAAGGGAGCTATTTGTTCTCTGAGATCGCCAAGCGGCGCACTAAGTTTATCCAGGATAACCCGCAAGCAGAAATTATCAGCCTCGGCATCGGCGACGTGACGCGCGGACTTCCGGATGCTGTTACCAAAGCGATGCATGCAGCAATCGACGAGCTGGCTGCGCCGGGTTCTTTCCGTGGTTATGGCCCTGAGCAAGGATACGACTTCCTGGTAAATGCAATTATCGAGAACGACTATAGGGCTCGCGGCGTGGATATCCAGTCGAACGAAGTATTCGTTAGCGACGGTTCCAAATGCGATGTCGGCAATATTCAAGAAATTTTCAGCCAAGATGCAATCGTAGCTGTTCAAGATCCGGTTTATCCAGTTTATGTGGATACGAATGTTATGGCGGGCCGCTCCGGTCTCTTCAACAGCGACATCGGTCGTTACGAGAACATCGTTTACCTCGACTGCACGGCAGAGAATAACTTCAAGCCTTCGCTGCCTGACCGTAAGGTTGATCTTATTTACCTTTGCTACCCGAACAATCCAACTGGCATGACGCTGACGAAGGACGAGCTCAAGGTATGGGTTGACTACGCACGCGAGAACAACTGTCTGATCCTGTTCGACTCGGCTTACGAGGCGTTCATTACGGAAGCGGATGTGCCGCATAGCATTTATGAGGTTGAAGGTGCGCGCGAGGTAGCTATTGAGTTCCGCAGCTTCTCCAAAACAGCGGGCTTCACTGGCGTACGTTGTGCGTACACCGTTGTGCCGCGCGAGCTGAGAGGTTTTGATAAGGACGGCAACACTGTCGTTATCAATGATCTATGGAACCGTCGTCACACGACGAAGTTCAACGGCGTATCCTATGTGACTCAACGTGGCGCGGAAGCGATCTATTCAGCCGAGGGCAAAGAGCAGATCCGCAGCCTCGTTGATTACTATATGACCAATGCTGGCATTATCCGTGATGGACTGCGTTCGCTCGGTCTGGAAGTATTCGGCGGCGTCAACGCTCCTTATATTTGGCTCAAAACGCCAAGCGGTCTTGATTCTTGGGCATTCTTCGACAAGCTGTTGTCTGAGGCGAACATCGTCGGTACGCCTGGCGTGGGCTTCGGCCGCAGCGGTCAAGGGTACTTCCGCCTGACTGCCTTTGGCAGCCGTGAAAATACCGAAAAAGCAGTAGAACGTATTCGCAAACTTAGTCTTTAA
- a CDS encoding pyrimidine operon attenuation protein / uracil phosphoribosyltransferase, whose translation MLAGEKRAIMDETAIRRGLTRIAHEIVEKNKGIDGCVLVGIRTRGVYLAHRLAEQIREIEGTPVICGELDITGYRDDRRGEGGSANAAMADASGQPLSIQDKRVILIDDVLYTGRTIRAAMDALMDLGRPQSIQLAVLLDRGHRELPIRPDYVGKNVPTSKQESIRVSLQEVDGEDNVTITEQQGG comes from the coding sequence ATGCTAGCAGGAGAAAAACGCGCCATCATGGACGAAACGGCAATTCGCCGGGGACTAACCCGGATCGCCCATGAAATTGTCGAAAAGAACAAAGGAATCGACGGCTGCGTCCTCGTCGGCATACGGACGAGAGGCGTTTATCTGGCCCATCGTCTGGCGGAGCAGATCCGCGAAATCGAGGGCACGCCGGTAATATGCGGCGAGCTGGACATTACCGGCTACCGCGACGATCGTCGCGGCGAGGGCGGGAGCGCCAATGCAGCAATGGCGGATGCCTCCGGCCAGCCGCTGTCCATCCAAGACAAACGCGTCATTTTAATCGACGATGTGCTGTACACCGGGCGGACGATTCGCGCAGCTATGGATGCCTTGATGGATCTGGGCAGGCCGCAGTCGATTCAGCTAGCCGTACTGCTGGATCGAGGCCATCGCGAGCTGCCGATTAGACCCGACTACGTGGGTAAAAATGTGCCAACCTCCAAGCAAGAGAGTATCCGCGTATCCCTTCAGGAAGTGGATGGGGAAGACAACGTGACCATCACAGAGCAACAGGGAGGATGA
- a CDS encoding aspartate carbamoyltransferase: MSTMQVQHKSLLGLKELNREEIEAILSRAAYWDQQSEKVQSVLAGRFAANMFFENSTRTRFSFEVAEKRLGAEVLNFSAAASSVQKGESIYDTVKTLESMGIDVGIIRLKPAGVLQELAERIKVPLINAGDGNNEHPTQALLDLYTMRQQFGSLNGLNVAIVGDVKHSRVARSNYWGLTAMGAKVSFCAPDSMRAEELNVPYISIDEALKADVVMMLRVQLERHESGMIRSAEEYREQYGLTVERAAKLAPHAIIMHPAPVNRDVEIDSDLVEHPQSRIFPQMANGVPIRMAVIERALRG, from the coding sequence ATGTCAACCATGCAGGTACAACACAAAAGCTTGCTCGGCCTGAAGGAGCTGAATCGAGAGGAAATCGAGGCGATTCTTTCCCGAGCCGCTTACTGGGATCAGCAGTCTGAGAAAGTCCAGTCGGTACTGGCGGGGCGCTTTGCAGCTAACATGTTTTTCGAAAATAGCACCCGCACTCGCTTCAGCTTTGAAGTTGCGGAGAAGCGGCTGGGAGCCGAAGTGCTGAACTTCAGCGCGGCGGCGTCGAGCGTACAAAAAGGCGAATCGATCTACGACACGGTTAAGACGCTTGAGTCGATGGGCATCGATGTCGGCATCATCCGGCTGAAACCCGCTGGCGTGCTGCAAGAGCTGGCCGAGCGCATCAAGGTGCCGCTAATCAACGCTGGCGACGGCAACAATGAACATCCGACGCAGGCGCTGCTTGACCTGTACACGATGCGCCAACAGTTCGGCAGTTTGAACGGACTGAACGTAGCGATCGTCGGTGATGTCAAGCATAGCCGCGTAGCTCGCTCCAACTACTGGGGGCTAACAGCGATGGGCGCGAAAGTAAGCTTCTGCGCACCAGACAGTATGCGGGCGGAAGAGCTGAATGTACCTTACATCAGCATCGATGAAGCGCTGAAGGCGGATGTCGTAATGATGCTGCGCGTGCAGCTGGAGCGCCATGAGAGCGGAATGATCCGCTCGGCAGAGGAATATCGCGAGCAGTATGGGCTGACAGTAGAACGGGCGGCTAAGCTTGCTCCGCATGCGATCATCATGCACCCGGCTCCAGTGAACCGCGATGTAGAAATCGACAGCGATCTGGTGGAGCATCCGCAGTCCCGCATTTTCCCGCAGATGGCTAACGGTGTTCCGATTCGAATGGCTGTCATTGAACGGGCGCTCAGAGGATAA
- a CDS encoding dihydroorotase: MAAVKWIVNGRIWNQESGELETRHIRIEDGLIAEIKVGEAPAVAVEETLDAAGKLLSAGFIDMHVHLRDPGFEHKEDIITGTASAAAGGFTTIACMPNTRPVIDTPETVKYILDKAREQGNGVKVLPYAAISKNQLGRELTDFAALKGAGAIGFTDDGVGVQRAQMMKDAMTLAQSLGMPIIAHCEDDSLVEGLYVSEGKFARDNGIKGIPNESEAIHVGRDALLAESTGVHYHVCHVSTEQSVRLIRLAKSVGVRITAEVCPHHLVLSDEDIPGMDSNWKMNPPLRTPRDVEAVIQGLEDGTIDMIVTDHAPHSAEEKARGMELAPFGIVGFETAFPLLYTKFVRTGKWSLGFLLNRMTKVPASVFGLDSGCLELGAPADLTIIDLEQERAVDPATFKSRSNNTPFGGWKLYGWPQATVVGGSVVWSHHTA; this comes from the coding sequence ATGGCAGCAGTAAAGTGGATTGTAAACGGACGGATTTGGAACCAGGAGAGCGGCGAGCTGGAAACCCGGCACATTCGGATTGAGGATGGCTTAATCGCGGAAATCAAAGTAGGCGAGGCTCCCGCAGTTGCAGTTGAAGAAACGCTGGATGCAGCTGGAAAACTCCTGTCTGCGGGTTTCATCGATATGCACGTGCATTTGCGCGATCCGGGCTTTGAGCATAAGGAAGATATCATCACCGGAACGGCTTCCGCAGCAGCCGGCGGTTTCACGACGATCGCCTGCATGCCGAACACACGCCCAGTCATCGATACGCCGGAGACGGTGAAATATATACTGGACAAGGCGCGTGAGCAGGGCAACGGTGTGAAGGTACTGCCTTATGCCGCCATCTCCAAAAACCAGCTCGGTCGCGAGCTGACGGATTTCGCCGCACTCAAAGGAGCTGGAGCTATCGGCTTCACCGATGACGGAGTTGGCGTACAGCGAGCACAGATGATGAAGGACGCCATGACGCTCGCTCAGTCACTGGGAATGCCGATTATCGCGCATTGCGAAGATGATAGCCTGGTTGAAGGCCTGTACGTTTCAGAGGGCAAGTTCGCCCGTGACAATGGCATCAAAGGCATCCCGAATGAGTCCGAAGCGATTCATGTGGGCCGCGATGCACTGCTGGCAGAGTCCACCGGTGTCCACTACCATGTCTGCCATGTAAGCACCGAGCAGTCGGTGCGCCTCATTCGCCTCGCGAAGTCGGTCGGAGTGAGGATTACAGCTGAAGTTTGCCCCCATCACCTTGTTCTGAGCGATGAGGATATCCCCGGCATGGACTCCAATTGGAAAATGAACCCGCCGCTGCGCACGCCGCGCGACGTCGAGGCAGTCATTCAAGGGCTGGAGGATGGAACGATCGATATGATCGTCACCGACCATGCACCGCATAGTGCCGAAGAGAAAGCTCGCGGCATGGAGCTCGCGCCATTTGGCATCGTCGGCTTCGAGACGGCCTTCCCACTGCTCTACACGAAGTTTGTGCGCACCGGCAAATGGTCGCTCGGTTTCCTTTTGAATCGCATGACCAAGGTTCCTGCCTCGGTATTCGGTCTCGATTCGGGCTGCTTGGAGCTAGGAGCTCCCGCCGATCTAACGATTATCGACCTTGAGCAAGAGCGTGCAGTTGACCCAGCAACATTCAAATCCAGAAGCAATAACACGCCGTTCGGCGGATGGAAGCTCTACGGTTGGCCCCAAGCCACCGTGGTCGGCGGTAGCGTCGTCTGGTCCCACCATACAGCATAA
- a CDS encoding carbamoyl-phosphate synthase small subunit produces MQARLILEDGTVFAGQSFGAETSKPGEVVFNTGITGYQEVLSDPSYCGQIVTMTYPLIGNYGITRDDFETVAPFIHGFAVRRHEPIPSNWRAQVSLDWLLKEHDIPAISEIDTRMLTRKLRHFGTMRGLITTGNERVEEILEQLTGTVLMRDQVARTSTKQVFTSPGFGERIVLIDYGAKSGILRELTKRGCDVVVVPHDASADTIRRLNPDGIQLSNGPGDPQDVPHAVETIRELLGEYPIFGICLGHQLFALACGADTEKLKFGHRGGNHPVKELATGRCYITSQNHGYTVPEGSIAGTKLSVTHINNNDKTVEGLKHNEYPAFSVQYHPEAAPGPFDSSYLFDEFLELIRNHRRNNPSKPRQAQLSEASKGELQYAQK; encoded by the coding sequence ATGCAAGCTAGACTGATTCTTGAGGACGGAACCGTATTTGCGGGCCAGTCGTTCGGCGCAGAAACTTCCAAACCCGGCGAGGTCGTATTTAATACTGGCATTACAGGCTACCAGGAGGTTCTCTCCGATCCATCCTACTGCGGGCAGATCGTGACGATGACTTACCCGCTTATCGGCAACTATGGCATTACCCGTGACGACTTCGAAACGGTAGCTCCATTCATTCATGGTTTTGCGGTACGCCGCCACGAGCCGATTCCAAGTAACTGGCGCGCTCAAGTATCGCTCGACTGGCTGCTCAAAGAGCATGACATTCCAGCGATCAGCGAGATCGATACGCGTATGCTTACCCGCAAGCTGCGTCACTTCGGTACGATGAGAGGCCTCATCACGACTGGCAATGAGCGTGTGGAAGAGATTTTGGAGCAACTGACTGGCACCGTGTTAATGCGCGACCAGGTTGCACGCACTTCTACGAAGCAAGTGTTCACGAGCCCTGGCTTCGGTGAGCGTATCGTACTGATCGACTACGGCGCCAAAAGCGGTATTTTGCGCGAGCTGACCAAGCGCGGCTGCGACGTTGTCGTTGTGCCGCATGACGCCTCCGCGGATACGATTCGCCGCCTGAATCCCGATGGCATTCAGCTATCCAACGGCCCTGGGGACCCGCAGGATGTTCCTCATGCGGTAGAAACGATCCGTGAGCTGCTTGGAGAGTATCCGATTTTCGGCATTTGCCTCGGTCATCAGCTGTTCGCTCTCGCATGCGGCGCTGACACGGAGAAGCTGAAGTTTGGCCATCGCGGCGGCAACCACCCTGTTAAGGAATTGGCCACTGGACGCTGCTACATTACGAGCCAGAACCATGGTTACACCGTACCTGAAGGGAGCATCGCCGGCACGAAGCTGAGCGTGACTCATATCAATAACAACGACAAAACGGTTGAAGGCCTGAAACATAATGAGTATCCGGCTTTCTCGGTCCAATATCATCCGGAGGCGGCCCCGGGGCCGTTCGATTCCAGCTACCTGTTCGACGAATTCCTGGAGCTGATCCGCAACCATCGCCGCAATAATCCTTCCAAGCCGCGTCAAGCCCAGCTGTCGGAAGCGTCCAAAGGAGAGCTGCAGTATGCCCAGAAATAA
- a CDS encoding carbamoyl-phosphate synthase large subunit codes for MPRNNLLKKILVIGSGPIVIGQAAEFDYAGTQACQALKEEGYEVVLINSNPATIMTDTNMADKVYIEPITLDFVSQIIRQERPDGLLPTLGGQTGLNMAVELARAGVLESENVKLLGTQLSAIEKAEDRDLFRDLMRELEQPVPESVIVTTVQEAVDFASEIGYPIIVRPAYTLGGTGGGICATEEELLETVAAGIRYSPIGQCLIEKSIAGMKEVEYEVMRDANDNCIVVCNMENFDPVGVHTGDSIVVAPSQTLSDREYQMLRSASLKIIRALNIEGGCNVQFALDPFSFQYYVIEVNPRVSRSSALASKATGYPIAKMAAKIAVGYTLDEIVNPVTGQTYACFEPTLDYIVSKIPRWPFDKFTGANRKLGTQMKATGEVMAIGRTFEESMHKAIRSLEIGAHRFHLKDAHELNDETLSNRLQKPDDERMFLIAEAFRRGWTLSDIQDLTKVDWWFLDKIESIVAFEDELRRAPGLTNELLYQAKRKGFSDRSIAEIRREGGQTTMIDEHSIRVYRLEQGLRPVYKMVDTCAAEFEASTPYYYSTYEVENEVIESDKQKVLVLGSGPIRIGQGIEFDYSTVHAVWAIQKAGYEAVIINNNPETVSTDFSTSDRLYFEPLFLEDVMNVIEQEKPIGVIVQFGGQTAINLAAPLAKAGVRILGSSLESIDMAEDRKKFEALLRSLNIAQPEGSTVTNLEEALVVANNLSYPVLVRPSYVLGGRAMEIVYSDEELVGYMKEAVKINPEHPVLIDRYMLGKEAEVDAICDGETVVIPGIMEHVERAGVHSGDSIAVYPPQSLSADIKEQIIEITIKIAKALNVVGLVNIQFVIHNEKAYVIEVNPRSSRTVPFLSKVTNLPMANLATRAILGTKLAELGHVDGLWPEDNFVSVKVPVFSFAKLRRVDPTLTPEMKSTGEVMGRDEQYAKALYKGLIGAGMKIPLKGSIIATVADKDKDEAIELLKGFYSIGYKIIATGGTAAALEQAGINVQRVNKLSEGTPNILDLIRSGQAQFVFNTLTKGKTPERDGFRIRREAVENGVVCMTSLDTVRALLIMLQTINFSSNPMPVLQ; via the coding sequence ATGCCCAGAAATAACCTGCTCAAAAAGATTCTCGTTATCGGCTCCGGCCCGATTGTCATCGGCCAAGCCGCAGAGTTCGACTACGCCGGCACGCAAGCTTGCCAGGCGTTGAAGGAAGAGGGCTATGAGGTTGTACTGATTAACAGCAACCCGGCTACGATCATGACCGACACGAATATGGCGGACAAAGTTTATATCGAGCCGATTACGCTTGATTTTGTGTCCCAAATCATTCGTCAGGAGCGGCCTGACGGCCTGCTGCCAACGCTTGGCGGACAAACGGGTCTAAATATGGCTGTGGAGCTGGCACGCGCCGGTGTTCTGGAGAGCGAAAACGTCAAGCTGCTCGGTACACAGTTGTCGGCCATCGAAAAAGCTGAAGATCGCGATTTGTTCCGCGATCTGATGCGCGAGCTGGAGCAACCAGTTCCGGAGAGCGTGATCGTGACGACTGTGCAGGAAGCGGTTGATTTTGCGAGCGAGATCGGTTATCCGATCATTGTGCGTCCGGCCTACACACTTGGCGGTACTGGCGGCGGTATTTGCGCCACAGAGGAAGAGCTGCTTGAGACGGTCGCTGCTGGTATCCGCTATAGCCCGATCGGCCAGTGCCTAATCGAGAAATCGATTGCCGGCATGAAGGAAGTTGAGTACGAAGTTATGCGCGACGCGAACGATAACTGTATCGTCGTGTGTAATATGGAGAACTTTGATCCAGTCGGCGTGCATACAGGTGATTCCATCGTCGTGGCGCCGAGCCAGACGCTGTCGGACCGCGAGTACCAGATGCTTCGTTCCGCTTCGCTCAAAATCATCCGTGCGCTGAATATCGAAGGCGGCTGCAACGTGCAGTTTGCACTTGATCCGTTCAGCTTCCAATACTATGTCATCGAAGTGAATCCGCGCGTCAGCCGCTCCTCGGCGCTGGCTTCCAAAGCAACGGGCTACCCGATCGCCAAGATGGCGGCCAAAATCGCCGTTGGCTACACGCTCGATGAGATCGTGAACCCTGTTACGGGCCAGACTTACGCCTGCTTTGAGCCGACGCTGGACTACATTGTAAGCAAAATCCCGCGCTGGCCTTTTGACAAGTTCACTGGCGCGAACCGCAAGCTAGGCACGCAGATGAAGGCGACTGGCGAAGTTATGGCAATCGGCCGGACATTCGAGGAATCGATGCACAAGGCGATCCGCTCGCTGGAAATCGGGGCACATCGCTTCCATCTGAAGGATGCGCATGAGCTGAACGATGAGACGCTCAGCAACCGCCTGCAAAAGCCGGACGACGAGCGCATGTTCCTGATCGCTGAGGCGTTCCGCCGTGGTTGGACGCTGTCCGACATTCAGGATCTCACAAAGGTAGACTGGTGGTTCCTCGATAAAATCGAAAGCATCGTTGCCTTTGAGGACGAGCTGCGCCGGGCGCCAGGACTTACGAACGAGCTGCTGTACCAAGCGAAACGCAAAGGCTTCTCCGACCGTTCGATCGCCGAAATTCGCCGCGAAGGTGGCCAAACGACGATGATCGACGAGCATAGCATTCGTGTTTATCGTTTGGAGCAAGGGCTGCGTCCGGTATACAAAATGGTCGACACCTGCGCCGCCGAGTTCGAAGCGAGCACGCCTTACTACTACTCGACCTACGAGGTAGAGAACGAAGTTATCGAGTCCGACAAGCAGAAAGTGCTCGTACTTGGCTCTGGCCCGATCCGCATCGGCCAAGGCATCGAATTCGATTACTCCACTGTGCATGCAGTATGGGCGATCCAAAAGGCCGGTTATGAGGCTGTTATCATCAACAACAACCCGGAGACGGTATCTACCGACTTCAGCACTTCCGATCGGCTGTACTTTGAGCCGCTGTTCCTGGAAGACGTTATGAACGTCATCGAGCAGGAGAAACCGATTGGCGTCATCGTACAATTCGGCGGCCAAACGGCGATCAACCTGGCTGCTCCGCTGGCTAAAGCCGGTGTGCGCATCCTGGGTTCCAGCCTGGAGAGCATCGATATGGCCGAGGACCGTAAAAAGTTCGAAGCGCTGCTCCGCAGCTTGAATATTGCGCAGCCGGAAGGCAGCACAGTGACGAACCTTGAGGAAGCACTTGTGGTTGCTAACAACCTCAGCTATCCAGTGTTAGTTCGTCCGTCCTACGTACTGGGCGGCCGTGCAATGGAGATCGTTTACTCCGATGAAGAACTGGTTGGTTACATGAAGGAAGCGGTCAAAATCAATCCGGAGCATCCGGTGCTGATCGACCGTTACATGCTTGGCAAAGAAGCCGAAGTCGACGCAATCTGCGATGGCGAAACGGTTGTCATTCCGGGTATCATGGAGCATGTCGAGCGTGCAGGCGTCCACTCCGGCGACTCCATCGCGGTGTACCCGCCGCAGTCGCTGTCAGCGGACATCAAAGAGCAGATCATTGAGATCACGATCAAAATCGCTAAAGCACTGAACGTTGTTGGCCTGGTGAACATCCAGTTCGTCATCCATAATGAGAAGGCTTATGTGATCGAGGTTAACCCGCGCTCCTCGCGTACGGTTCCATTCCTCAGCAAAGTGACAAATCTGCCGATGGCAAATCTGGCGACGCGCGCGATTCTCGGCACGAAGCTGGCTGAGCTCGGTCATGTCGACGGCCTGTGGCCGGAAGATAACTTTGTTTCCGTCAAGGTTCCGGTGTTCAGCTTCGCTAAGCTGCGCCGCGTCGACCCGACGTTGACGCCGGAGATGAAGTCGACTGGCGAGGTTATGGGCCGCGATGAGCAATATGCCAAAGCACTTTATAAAGGTCTTATCGGAGCGGGTATGAAAATTCCGCTGAAGGGCTCGATTATCGCTACCGTAGCCGACAAGGATAAGGACGAAGCGATTGAGCTGCTCAAAGGTTTTTACTCGATCGGATATAAAATCATCGCCACGGGCGGTACTGCGGCCGCACTTGAGCAAGCGGGCATTAACGTGCAGCGCGTCAACAAGCTGAGCGAGGGCACGCCGAATATCCTCGATCTCATCCGCAGCGGCCAAGCGCAGTTCGTGTTCAACACGCTGACCAAGGGCAAAACACCGGAGCGCGACGGCTTCCGCATCCGCCGCGAGGCGGTCGAGAATGGCGTCGTCTGCATGACGTCGCTTGACACGGTCCGCGCGCTGCTGATCATGCTGCAGACGATCAACTTCAGCTCGAACCCAATGCCGGTTCTGCAATAA
- a CDS encoding orotidine-5'-phosphate decarboxylase — translation MSTTILSREQAAGKVMVALDYPDAASAETLLKQLEGIPCYMKVGMQLFYTAGPDFVRMLKARGYRVFLDVKMHDIPNTVKGGANSVTRLGVDMFNVHAAGGRDMMEAAMDGVEEALAADPSLVRPTVIAVTQLTSTSDEVLNDEIGILGTVAESVARYAMLTIASGLDGVVASPHEVVLVKDTCGPTFQTVTPGIRPAGADIGDQTRVMTPQDALKAGTDYMVIGRPITQAADPRAALESIIEELIQA, via the coding sequence ATGAGTACAACAATCTTGAGCCGCGAGCAGGCTGCCGGCAAAGTGATGGTGGCGCTGGATTATCCTGACGCCGCCTCGGCCGAGACGTTGCTGAAGCAGCTAGAGGGCATTCCTTGTTACATGAAGGTTGGCATGCAGCTGTTTTATACGGCTGGTCCGGACTTTGTGCGGATGCTCAAGGCGCGCGGTTATCGCGTGTTTCTCGACGTGAAAATGCATGACATCCCCAACACAGTTAAAGGCGGCGCTAACAGTGTCACCCGCCTCGGTGTGGACATGTTCAATGTGCATGCGGCAGGCGGCCGCGACATGATGGAAGCGGCGATGGATGGCGTGGAAGAGGCTCTTGCCGCCGATCCGTCGCTCGTCCGCCCGACCGTCATCGCTGTGACACAGCTGACGAGCACTAGCGACGAGGTACTAAACGACGAAATCGGTATTCTCGGCACGGTTGCGGAGTCGGTCGCTCGTTATGCCATGCTAACTATTGCATCCGGCCTAGACGGCGTAGTTGCTTCGCCGCATGAGGTTGTGCTGGTCAAAGACACCTGCGGGCCGACTTTCCAAACGGTAACTCCCGGCATCCGTCCAGCGGGAGCCGACATCGGTGATCAAACCCGCGTTATGACGCCGCAGGATGCGCTGAAGGCTGGCACGGATTATATGGTCATCGGCCGCCCGATTACTCAAGCAGCTGATCCAAGGGCAGCATTGGAATCTATTATTGAGGAGCTGATCCAAGCATGA
- a CDS encoding orotate phosphoribosyltransferase → MTTEILNQLPREIAGKLLDIGAVALRPEEPFTWTSGLKSPIYCDNRLTMSYPDVRELVAEGFAAVIREQYPDAEVIAGTATAGIPHAAWVAQKLNLPMIYIRDKAKGHGKQNLIEGSVTEGQKVVVIEDLISTGGSSIKAAQAVREAGAEVLAVVAIFTYQFASAEGAFAEAGVPLQTLSNYTALIDIAAERGIVASSQLASLQAWREDPTSYGK, encoded by the coding sequence ATGACAACGGAAATCCTGAATCAACTGCCGCGCGAGATCGCCGGCAAGCTGCTGGACATTGGCGCGGTTGCGCTTCGTCCGGAGGAGCCTTTTACATGGACGTCTGGATTGAAGTCCCCGATCTACTGCGATAACCGCCTGACGATGTCCTACCCTGACGTTCGCGAGCTGGTGGCGGAGGGTTTCGCGGCAGTTATTCGTGAGCAATACCCGGATGCCGAAGTTATCGCTGGCACAGCGACGGCTGGTATTCCGCATGCTGCTTGGGTTGCGCAGAAGCTGAACTTGCCGATGATCTACATCCGTGATAAGGCCAAGGGCCATGGCAAGCAGAACCTGATCGAAGGTAGCGTTACTGAGGGGCAAAAGGTCGTTGTCATCGAGGATCTGATCTCTACTGGAGGCAGTTCCATCAAGGCGGCTCAAGCTGTACGCGAAGCAGGCGCTGAAGTTTTGGCCGTTGTGGCGATCTTTACTTATCAGTTTGCCAGCGCGGAGGGTGCTTTCGCGGAAGCCGGCGTGCCGCTGCAGACGCTGTCCAACTATACGGCACTAATCGACATCGCTGCCGAGCGCGGCATTGTGGCGAGCAGCCAGCTGGCCTCGCTGCAAGCCTGGCGTGAGGACCCGACTAGCTACGGCAAGTAG